Proteins from a single region of Butyrivibrio fibrisolvens:
- a CDS encoding AAA family ATPase, producing the protein MTSKEASEKWNISKRQVNYLCSSGKIPGAKLVNRKWNIPDDYCYKKDLQVLSSVSTGGLRKYVNVGDDGFRTIRNSEYIDKSGLISFMNSCLSTSQKLICVSRPRRFGKSFGAKMLCAYYCKECDSKDLFSDLIIAKDKSFKTHLNQHDVVYLDMTFFISTLKDDEDLIDKIEKEVIEDLSDIFPAVINDTSLINAFSKYVAFNGQKLILIIDEWDAPFREFKDNAEILEKYINLLRSLFKSNFTDRLFDGVYMTGILPIKKYGHESAMSDFFEYSMVEPRPLQEYIGFTEKEVAGLCKKHDINFEELKSWYDGYHVGDEHLFNPKSVMESILRKKLSNYWVKTETYESLRDYIDMNFDGLKDAVVDMIGGASIKVDTNSFQNDLTSMENRDDVLTLLIHLGYLAYDENEEKVSIPNDEIKSEFVRALKNGNKKELIKAIQKSNTLLDATWNMDEDTVAQLVEEMHSEITAPTFYNNEQALRSVIKMAYISSIDYYSRIDELPTGKGFADMVFWPKKKASCPALIVELKWDKSSSKALEQIDNNRYADIFNGFSGSVLKIGINYSTKDKKHSCKIEKISVE; encoded by the coding sequence ATGACGTCTAAAGAAGCATCAGAGAAATGGAATATATCTAAAAGGCAGGTAAATTATTTGTGTTCTTCTGGGAAGATTCCCGGAGCCAAGCTGGTAAACAGAAAATGGAATATACCCGATGATTATTGTTACAAGAAAGATCTCCAGGTACTATCTTCTGTATCTACCGGCGGTTTGAGAAAATACGTTAATGTGGGAGATGATGGTTTTAGAACCATTCGCAATAGCGAATATATTGATAAGTCCGGACTCATCTCTTTTATGAACTCATGCTTGTCTACTTCTCAAAAGCTGATATGCGTCAGCAGACCCAGGCGTTTTGGTAAGTCATTTGGTGCCAAAATGCTGTGTGCATATTATTGCAAAGAATGTGATTCTAAAGACCTTTTTTCTGATCTGATAATAGCCAAAGATAAATCATTTAAAACCCACCTCAATCAACATGATGTCGTTTATCTTGATATGACCTTTTTCATCTCAACTTTAAAAGATGACGAAGATCTTATTGATAAGATAGAAAAAGAGGTTATTGAAGATCTTTCTGACATATTCCCAGCGGTTATAAACGATACCAGCCTTATAAATGCTTTTAGCAAATATGTAGCATTCAACGGCCAAAAACTTATCCTCATTATCGACGAATGGGATGCACCTTTCAGAGAATTCAAGGATAATGCAGAGATATTAGAAAAATACATCAATTTGCTTCGTTCTCTTTTTAAAAGCAATTTTACAGACAGGCTCTTTGATGGCGTGTATATGACCGGTATTCTCCCTATAAAAAAATATGGGCACGAATCAGCCATGAGTGATTTCTTTGAATATAGCATGGTTGAGCCAAGGCCTCTTCAGGAATACATAGGTTTTACAGAAAAAGAAGTTGCAGGTCTTTGCAAAAAACATGATATTAACTTTGAAGAACTAAAATCCTGGTACGATGGATATCATGTTGGAGATGAACATCTTTTTAACCCAAAATCCGTTATGGAGTCTATTCTAAGGAAAAAGCTCAGTAATTATTGGGTAAAGACTGAAACTTATGAATCTCTGCGTGATTATATTGATATGAACTTTGATGGTTTAAAAGATGCTGTTGTTGATATGATTGGCGGAGCAAGTATCAAAGTAGATACTAATTCTTTTCAGAATGACCTTACATCCATGGAAAATAGGGATGATGTATTAACACTCCTAATCCATTTAGGCTATCTTGCTTATGATGAAAATGAAGAAAAGGTATCTATTCCAAATGATGAAATAAAAAGCGAATTCGTAAGAGCTTTAAAAAACGGAAATAAAAAAGAGCTTATCAAAGCCATTCAGAAATCAAACACGCTTCTTGATGCTACGTGGAATATGGATGAAGATACAGTTGCGCAGCTTGTAGAAGAAATGCACAGCGAAATTACTGCTCCTACTTTTTACAATAATGAGCAGGCTTTAAGAAGTGTTATAAAGATGGCTTATATTAGCAGTATAGATTACTATTCACGAATAGACGAACTGCCTACAGGTAAAGGTTTTGCTGATATGGTCTTCTGGCCAAAGAAAAAGGCCTCTTGTCCGGCACTTATTGTAGAACTAAAGTGGGACAAGAGTAGTTCAAAAGCCTTAGAGCAAATAGATAATAATCGGTACGCAGATATATTTAATGGATTTTCAGGTTCAGTACTGAAAATAGGAATAAATTATAGCACTAAAGATAAAAAGCATTCCTGTAAGATAGAAAAAATATCTGTCGAGTAA